TGTCTTCGCTGTCACCAGAACGATTGGAAGCCTTGCAGAATGCAATTTTCAACTCCTTCCGTAACGCCAAAGTCAGGGTAGTGAAACCGGAACAGGCAGTGGCGGAAGTGCACATAACTTTTTCTGAAGACTGGCAAGGCTATCTTTTGATCGCAAGCGTACAGCAGGGATCGAGCAGCCAGACGGTAATTAAGAAATTACCGCGCGCGCAGCAGGCACAGTCAGCGCACGCCACCACGCTCACCATCCGCAAAATATCAGTATGGCAGCAGGAAACGCCGATCCTGGACTTTTATCAGGACAGCCAAAACCTGCTGGTACTCGAGCCGAGCCAGGTTGCGGTGTATTCAATGGATTCAGGCCAATGGCGTCCGCGGCAGACGCTGGGAATCCCACACCAGAACCCGTGGCCGCGCGATTTGCGCGGACAGCTGGAAGTACACAGCGGAGAGATCAATGTTTTTCTTCCGGAAACGCGTTGCAGCGGAAAGATTTCGCCTCCGTCGCTCGATTGCCGCGCCAGCGACGATCCCTGGCCAATCGGCGAAGGCTTGGTTGCCTTTTTTAGTCCGCGAAGGAATTTCTTTAACGGTCTGTTGGCAGGCCCAAGTGCCGGAGCATCGGTGACGGCATTTTTTTCCGGAGCAACATGGCAGAGCGGCGATCAGCATGTTTGGCTTTTCACCGGGACGGACGGGCACACACGGCTTTTTCAAAATGACCTGAACACACCGGCAGCAACTTTCAATGGCTGGGGAAGCACGCTGGCTCCGGTGCATTCAGTTTGCGGTTCGGGCTGGCAAGTGCTGACGAGTTCGCCAGCAGACACTACACGCCCGGATAGCGTTCAGGCGGTGGAGATTTCCGGTCGTGAAGCTTTGCCGGTGAGCGCGCCGGTGGATTTAGCTGGCACGGTGGAAGCATTGTGGACAGCGGGAAATTACGGGCAGGTAGTGAACGGAGTGTTACATTCGCAGGCAGGAAAGTATGAAGCGTTTACTCTTACAGTTATTTGCAACCAGTAGCTTCTTGCTGCTGGCAGCTGGCGCGTATGGCGGATCGCGTCCGCGCTACGGCGGAACTGTGCGCATTCTACTTCATGATCGCGTGCTCTCTATTGATCCATTGGGCGACGAGGACCGTCCCGCAGCGCGTGATCGCATGGCTGCGCTGGCGTTTGAGAACCTGACACAAGTCGATGCGCAGGGGCGTTTGCGTTCGGGGCTTGCGTTGTCCTGGCATGCCGACCAGTCCAAACGAGCATGGCAATTTCGGCTACGGCTGGCGAATTTCCATGACGGCACAGTTCTGACAGCGGCTGATGTTGCAGCGAGCCTGGCGAAGAGTAATCCGGCGTGGAAATACTCCGCGGTTGACAAGCAAACCGTGTCGATAGAAACGCCCTATGCCATCCAGCAAATGCCGGAGTTGCTGGCGCTGCCGCGCTATGCAATCGTGAAACGCCAGGGCGACGGCAGCAATCCACCAATCCTGATAGGCACAGGAAGTTACAAGCTCAATCAGTGGCAAGCCGGCGAACACGCGCAGTTCACCGCGAATGAGGATTACTGGGGCGGACGCCCTTTTGCCGATGCCATTGAATTTCAGATGGGCGCAAGTCTTCGTGACCAGCTCATGGACCGCCAGCTTGGCCTTTTTGCGGCGACCGAGTTGAGCGTGGACCAGATCCGCAACGTGGAGCAGAACAACCAGACTGTAACTCTCTCACGTCCGGCTGATCTGCTGGCGTTGGTTTTTCTTCAGCCGGACTCCGGCGGAAGGCCGGGTAGGAAGCCCGTGGATGCGCGCGTGCGCCAGGCGCTTGGATTGACAATCAATCGCGCGGCCATCAGCAATGTAATCTTTCAGCGCAAGGCAACTCCCGCTTCCGGGCTGTTGCCGCAGTGGCTTACGGGATATGAATTTATGTTTAATGGCGCAGCAGATATCAATCGCGCAAAAGAGTTGCGCTCGGACGCGGCGGCCTTTGTTGTGATCAGTCCGATTGCGCTCGCGTATGATTTTGCGGATCCGCTGGCTCGGTTGGCGGCGGAACGCATTGCGGTTGACGCGCGTGAAGCCGGCATCATCGTTCAGCCCTATGCTGAATCCCATCTCTACAGCAAAGCGGCGCGAGCTTCAATGAATGCGGATGCCGTTTTGTTACGCGTGCCGCTGCAATCGCTCGATCCATCGGTTGCACTGGCGGCGCGCATAGACGATCTGGGAATCGCCCAGGAAAATACTGCGGCAATACTTGGCGCGACGCGCCCGGAAGACCTGCTGGAGATCGAACGCAAATTGCTGGAGACGAATCGCGTGTTGCCGGTGGCGCATGTCCCACAGGTGCTTTGGCTCAGCAGCGCGGCGCACAACTGGCAACAAGAATTGAATGGTGCGTGGAGCCTTGACCAGCTTTGGATGGAAGGAGCGCGCTAAGCATTGTCCTTAAAGACCAAGCTGCTTCTTCTGGTGACGATCAGCATTACCGCCAGCGTAGGCGCGGTGGCGTGGCTGATTGAAGAGCGCGCGCACGAAGCTTTCCGCCAGGTGGAGCAGGAGCGCACGTCGGCTCTGGTGAACCAGTTCCGACGCGAATTTGAGCATGCGGGCGACGAGATAACGCACGGCGTGGATTCAATTGCGGGTTCTGACGCGATGCAGCGCACGTTGACAGAGCTGGCCAACGGCGGAGAATACGCAAACTACGTGAATGAAGCTGCGTCTAACGCGGCGGTGCAGCGGCTGGATTTTCTTGACCTGATCGCGCCCGACGGCGCGATTATTTCTTCAGCGCACTGGCCCGCGCGCTTTGGATACAAGCAGCGCTGGTTTCTCGATCTTCCCTCGCCCTTGCCGCGCCAGGCTTTTCTAAAACATGTTGAAACTCCGCAAGGCAGCGTGCTGGCCATGCTCTGCTTTCGCGTTGTGCCGGTCCACGGCTTGAACTATTACCTGATCGGCGGGCGCAAGCTCGATACGGTTGTGCAATCACTCTCTCCGCCGGAAGGTTTGCGCGTGGCCATCTTCAGCGTGCCGGAGCAGGGATCGGGAGAAATAATTGGTCCGGGCAAAGAGACTTTTAATGCAACCAGGATAATGGCGCTCATCCAGAAAGTTCTGGACAAACATGCTGAGGACTCTGTCACCGTCGATCTGGGGCAGGCTCAGGGGAATGAGGAGATTGTGCATGCGATTCCCCTTCCCGGCTATACCGATCGCGTTCCGGCTGTGCTGCTCGTCGGCAACTCGCTGGAGCAGGAGCTACTACTGGAAAAGCGCATTCGCAACATCAGCCTGATCATTGCCGGAGTGGGCGTTTTTATCGGGGTGGTCGTCAGCGGGATTGTGACGGCGCGATTCAGCCGGCCTATCAAGACGCTGGCGCAGGCGGCAACGGAAATCGGCCATGGCAATTGGGACGTGCGCGTGGAAACCTCCGGGAAGGATGAGATCGGCAAGCTTGCCGTGGCGTTCAACCAAATGACGCAAGAACTGATGGGACAGCGCGAGCGCCTGGTGCAGAGTGAACGCGTTGCGGCATGGCGTGAGCTGGCACGACGACTGGCCCATGAGCTGAAGAACCCGCTCTTCCCTTTGCAGATTACGGTGGAGAACCTGCTGCGCGCGCGGCAAAACACTCCGCAGGAGTTTGATGAAGTATTTCAGGAAAGCACCGCGACCCTGCTGGCGGAAATCGCCAACCTGAAAACCATCATCGGGCGCTTCAGCGATTTTTCCAAGATGCCCGCGCCGCAGTTGCAGGCGGTCGACTTGAATGAATTAATCCGCAGCATAGCGCAACTGTTTCAGGGCCAGCTCAATCGCGATCCTGGGCGCATTCAACCGCAATTGCAACTGGGCGACGTGCCGCGGGTAAGCGCCGATCCGGTATTGCTTCGTCGAGTGATAGAAAATCTTGTGCTGAACGCGATTGACGCCATGCCGCAAGGCGGCACATTAATTTTCCGCACGATGACCAACTCTGACGATCGGTTTGCGATTTTTGAACTGGCCGATACCGGCGCGGGATTGACGGCAGAAGAGTGCGAACGCCTGTTCACTCCTTATTACACAACCAAGCAGCATGGCACGGGCCTGGGATTGGCGATTGCGCAATCGGTCATCAGCGATCATCACGGGCGAATCACGGTAAGCAGCAAAAAGGAACAGGGGACGACGTTTCATGTGGAGCTGCCGGTGTGGGCAGGTGCGGGCGGCGGCAGGAATGTGAGTGCTTCATGAGCGTTTTTTCTGAAATCCCGACCCTGAGCTTGCCGAAGGGGAGGGAACCCTATTGCCCAGAAGGCTCTGTAGGACTGTGAGCCCGACAGCGCCAAAGTCTATACGAAGGTTCCAGCGGTGCTACTTTGTCTATATTCTGGCGAGCCTCACTGGGACACTGTATGTTGGTCTTACCGATCACATGAGGAAGCATATGATTCAGCATAAGTCCGGGACATTTGATGGCTTTACCAAGAAATATGGAATCGACCGACTTATGTACTTTGAAACTTATACCGAGTCAAAGATTGCTGCCGATCGTGAACAGCAGATGAAGAAGTATGGACGGGAGAAGAAGATTGCTCTTTTTTCTGGGAGTAATCCCGACTGGAAGGATTTAACCTCGGAGCTGTTTCAAAGTATAGGGATCTCTCGCTACGCTCGAGATTTCAGAAAAAAGACCATCGGCGATCACGAAATACCCAAGGACCATGAGAGCTAACCTTTTTATCGTCGATGATGACGCCAACACGCTGGCATCGCTTTCACGCGCCTTCCGGCTGGCGGGACATGAGGCCACGGTGTGTGACAATCCGATCAAAGCGCTGGAGATGATCAAAGCGGAAAAGTATGACGTGATCTTTTCTGACGTTGTGATGCCCGCGATGAACGGCCTTGAGCTACTCGAGAAGATCAAAGCCGCGGGCATAGCCACGCCAGTGGTG
The sequence above is a segment of the Terriglobia bacterium genome. Coding sequences within it:
- a CDS encoding HAMP domain-containing protein; its protein translation is MSLKTKLLLLVTISITASVGAVAWLIEERAHEAFRQVEQERTSALVNQFRREFEHAGDEITHGVDSIAGSDAMQRTLTELANGGEYANYVNEAASNAAVQRLDFLDLIAPDGAIISSAHWPARFGYKQRWFLDLPSPLPRQAFLKHVETPQGSVLAMLCFRVVPVHGLNYYLIGGRKLDTVVQSLSPPEGLRVAIFSVPEQGSGEIIGPGKETFNATRIMALIQKVLDKHAEDSVTVDLGQAQGNEEIVHAIPLPGYTDRVPAVLLVGNSLEQELLLEKRIRNISLIIAGVGVFIGVVVSGIVTARFSRPIKTLAQAATEIGHGNWDVRVETSGKDEIGKLAVAFNQMTQELMGQRERLVQSERVAAWRELARRLAHELKNPLFPLQITVENLLRARQNTPQEFDEVFQESTATLLAEIANLKTIIGRFSDFSKMPAPQLQAVDLNELIRSIAQLFQGQLNRDPGRIQPQLQLGDVPRVSADPVLLRRVIENLVLNAIDAMPQGGTLIFRTMTNSDDRFAIFELADTGAGLTAEECERLFTPYYTTKQHGTGLGLAIAQSVISDHHGRITVSSKKEQGTTFHVELPVWAGAGGGRNVSAS
- a CDS encoding GIY-YIG nuclease family protein, translated to MSPTAPKSIRRFQRCYFVYILASLTGTLYVGLTDHMRKHMIQHKSGTFDGFTKKYGIDRLMYFETYTESKIAADREQQMKKYGREKKIALFSGSNPDWKDLTSELFQSIGISRYARDFRKKTIGDHEIPKDHES